The Quercus lobata isolate SW786 chromosome 9, ValleyOak3.0 Primary Assembly, whole genome shotgun sequence region caacATCAATCAATAAGTTTGCAAGTGGTCTCCCATCTTCCAGGTATCTTCCCGGTAAAATAAGACTTAGAATAATAGAAATATatgggtttttatttaattttctaattaactTCCAAGTAATTCTCTTCTTATCcatcaaaagagaaagaaaggtaATTCCCATTGTATGTGTCAATAAAGATGAAGTGGGTGTCCGTAGTAAAGgtattatagataaaggtaaaagttagttaaaatagtatagtgggactTATAAATAGTGCTAAAAAATACAGTGACactcataaataatagtaaaaataaactaaataataaaataattttaatttttaatcttaaacCAAACGTGCACTTAGTgaaactatttatttatatataaaaaaatgcgCATTTATTATTTCAACGTAACTATACTTGCTTCTCATACCATCATGGCTACAAATTTGAGGAAATAAATACTTATTTATACTCCAATTTGCTCCTTTATAACTCCTTTttactattgatttttttttttttagctttcttAGATAGccgtgaaattttaaaaatcttatcaatctattttaaatttatagagTGGATTTTAACacattattgtaattatttaacaTACTATCAAATTCTAATATTGTGATGGTAAATGCTTATTTAAAAGAGCAACAAACTCACCGACACACCAATAATTCACAATAGTTTCACACTTTCCCTTACTGGTAACAAAATCCAATCGGAATATTTTAGAATAATTGTTACTGAGATTTTAAGATATGTTTGCAAGGCCTTCCAAATTCATTGCTACAATAATTcttcgttgttgttgttgaaaaaGAAGACACCCACTTCAACTTTACACGTACGCTCTTTAACTCAGAGGGAAATTGCATAAAACTCAAGAAGTcaaggccttttttttttttttttttaatgagaagaTGGGAAGGGAGAGGGACACTTTAGCTTGAATGCTTGACTTGCATTTTGCTAAGTTCACTTATAGCCTTATTTAAAATTACTCTCTTTTACCATTAAAATCTTCTAGAtttcttagaaattttttaaatcttatgatgttatatatttttatttaaaaaaaagagagtaaatttaattttaacattatcaatAATCTAACACATTATTACATTCTAAAATTGTGATGGTCAAAgtttatttaaaagaagaacAAAGTTATGAACAGagcaaaaaattacaagaataatatttctaaatttttttcttctaattaataaacttatatagtagtaaaatttataatggtGTGACAAAATTCAGTTggcatatatattttaaatgttagtacaaattttttccaaaaaaataaaatgatagtACAAATTTTGAGATATGTTTTGCAAGGGCTTCCTCGTGATTTCCCACTGCATTGCTAAGATGGTTTCTCGGTGGTAGAGGCGAGGACAGGGATACCAAATTTCTAACTTTACACATACGCTGCTTTGACTAAAGAGCTTAGAAGAGAACGAGGGGTGGGGTGTTTGACAGAGAAATTTGAGTGAtgttgtttgagtgtttttatACATGTATAagtaaaaaagtatatataatattatttgaaataCTCAAAAATGTGTTCTAATTGAGATACCAAACGAGCCTTACTTATTACAACTTTGCGAAAATAAGTAATTGACTACGACTACGCGGAGATcactttattaattattgatgtATAAATGCCTGTCCCTCTCACGCATTCTGTCACTTCCAAACACCAACACCACTCGTTTTTATTGTAACTCAGCCAGCgtttattcaaaagaaaatttggggGCTTTTCAGTTTTCTCTGCAGTTTCGTAAAAAATCTGTGAACTCGCTTTTCAAGCcatctccttttttcttttccgcttcttgaaattaaaatccaactcaaatttgctttcttcttcctttatttataatttcttttgtgtgttacactcttcaaaaaaactattttaatatattttaatacataGCTCTAGCATATTTCCAATGGATTTTCTGGCCATAGAAAAcgcctcctcctcctcctcatctATTCCTCCTTCTTCTACTCCTGGATGCAAATACGAATACGACGTGTTTCTCAGTTTCAGGGGCACCGACACCCGCAACAATTTCACAGACCATCTATACGATAGGTTGGAACAAGTAGGCATATCAACATTTAGGGACGATGAGAGGCTCGGGCAAGGAACAGAGATTAACTCAGGGCTCCTGAGAGCAATAGATGAATCGAAAATCGCTGTTGTCGTTCTATCCAAACAATACGCTTCGTCGCGTTGGTGTTTGATCGAACTAGCAAAGATCGTTGAGTGCATGGACAAGAAGAAGCTGACAATCCTTCCTGTGTTCCACTATGTGGATCCTAGTGATGTCAGGAATCAGAGAGGGTCTTTCGCGGAAGCTTTTGCAAAACATGAAAATCGATTCAAAGATGTGAAGACTTGGAGAGCAGCCTTGACCAAAGTTGCCAATCTCTCTGGATGGCATCTAAAGGATAAGtaagaatttcttttcttttcgaatgatggtttttatttttatttttattttaattcctGAATTTTCTTATCGttactttctttactttgcCATATGACATCTTTCTTTTACTTAGCCCTCCCTGTATATGACAAATCTAGGAAATTATAAGCTCGAATTGGACTTTGGTTGAACAACATCGCATGCATATATTGTTTGTTCCACGTGCATACTATACACTTGTAGAGTTCCCCCTTTTTTTACTGAACGAAGCTCAGATTGTATGTTTGCTGAATATTTTGTCTCTAAATTAATGTGTCTCTAGCTCTGCCTCATCGAAATTGTTGTTCTGCTATATTCTTTGCAGTTCTGAATCAgaagttatcaaaaaaatcattcaaagaATAAGTAGTGAGTTGGATCCTGAAGTCCCATTTGTTTCCGAGCACCTTGTTGGAATGAACTCCCGTGTGAAGGAAATGTTGGATTTATGCTTGGGTGAAAGGTTGAATTGTGTCCGCTTAGTTGGGATTTGTGGTATGGGTGGAATCGGTAAAACAACTCTTGCCCGAGaaatttataatagaatttttcgTAACTTTGAAGCTAGTAGTTTTATTGCTAATGTTAGAGAAGAGTCTGAAAGTGGAAGTCTAGTTTCTTTACAGAACAATCTTCTTTCTAAGATCCTCATGGGAGCAGAAAACAATATTTCAGATGTTGaagagggaaagaaaattctaaggAATAGACTCTGCAATAAGAaggttcttattgttcttgatgatgtgaATGAGGATAAACAACTGAAAGCATTAGCTGGGAATGATTGGTTTGGTCCAGAGAGTATAATCATTGTAACAAGTAGAGATAGACACTTGTTGAACACTTCTTGGGATGGGGTGATTGATATATATACAGCTGAGGGGTTGAATGATGATGAAGCAATGCGGCTTTTTAGTTTGAAGGCTTTTAAGAAACCTCATCCTGAAGAAAATTATGTGGATTTGTCTATAAATTTTGTGAGTTACGCTAACGGCCTTCCTTTAGCTCTTAGAGTTTTAGGTTCTTCATTGTTTGGTAAAACACCTGATGCATGGAGAAGTGCTCGAGATAAATTAGAAGCAAAACCTAATAGAGTCATTATGGATGTACTTGAAATGAGTGTTGTTGGGCTTGATGATACACAAAGAGATTTGTTTTTAGATATTGCATTTCTCTTTAAAGACATGGCCTACTATCGCATAAGAGATACTCTAGAAAGTTTAGGTCACTGTACCTACGATATTGATGTTCTTAAGGACAAATCTCTTATAACCATTACTTCAAATGGAGCTCTTtggatgcatgatttgcttaaagaAATGGGTCGAGACATTGTTCGTCGTGAATCCCCTGAAGAGCCTGGTAAACGTAGTAGGTTATGGAGTTATAAGGATGTCTTACATGTATTGACAAGTAATGCTGTAAGTTGACAAATTTAAACTTGAATTTAGAAAagtatatattttctttcaaattcttctaatactttttctaatttcattgtttttggttACTAGGGAACAGAGGTAGTTAAAGGCATAATGCTAAACATGCCTATTGAAGCAAAGGAACGCTTGAGTGCTGAAGCCTTCacaaagatgaaaattttgagatttctTAAAATTGGTTATGTGCATCCTCCAGAAGACCTCATTGGAGGTCCTATCCAACTTCCACAAGGTCTCAATTATCTTTCTAACGAGTTACGCATAATAGATTGGCATGGATATCCTTCAAAATCCATGCCAACTAgtttccaaccaaacaaacttGTTGAACTAAGAATGCATAACAGTGACATCAAACAACTATGGAAAGGAATTATGGTAAGATTTTCACTTATACAATTGtgtttttccttcattttcattAAGGCATGAGTTCGTCTAATTATTTCTTGGTTTATAACAGattttaaatgagttaaaaCTCATTGACCTTAGTGATTCTCAAAACTTGATTGAGATCCCAGACCTTAGTGGAGCCCCAAATCTTAAGCAGTTGATTCTTAATGGTTGTACAAGACTGTCTAACGTTCATCCATCTCTTGGAAATCTCAAACAACTTATTCTATTAGATATGAGTGGTTGTAGGTGCCTCAATAGTCTTCCTCACAAGATCAACTTGGAAGCTCTTGAATTTTTTGATCTTCGTGGTTGTTCAAAACTGAAGAAATTTCCATATATTGTGGAAAATATGCCACGTTTGTGGAAACTTTGTTTGAGTGAGACTGCTATAAAAGATCTATCATTATTAGTGATACACTCCACTGGCCTTATAGAATTGGATCTAAGAGATTGCAAAAACCTTTCAAGTCTCCCTATTGCAATTTGTAGTTTGATGTCTCTTAAAACTCTCAATTTATCTGGCTGCTCAAAACTTGATGAATTGCCAAAAAATTTGGGGAAAATCGAAGGTTTGGAGGTGTTAGACTTGAGTGGAACTGCTATAATGGGCCTACCTTCATCCGTTGTTCActtaaaaaatctcaaagtACCATCTCTCGCCGGATGCGTGGGACCATCATCTAAATCATTTAATAAGCTCACGAGGTTTCCTTTAATGCAACCTAGAAGAAGTCCAAATCCCATGGGCACGCTAGAGCATTCTTTAATAGGCTTATGCTCTTTGACCGAACTTAATCTAAGTTATTGCAATATTCAAACAATTTCTAATGTTCTTGGGTGCTTGTCATCTTTAGAAAGTTTAAATCTAGGgggaaataattttgtttgccTTCCTGAAAGTGTCATTCAACTATCTAATCTAAGATATCTTTATATTGGTAGATGCACTCATCTTCGAATGTTGCCCAAGCTTCCATTAAATATTAAGTGGATTGATGCAACAAAGTGTACCTCAATGGAAACATTATCATTAAGACCAGAATccaatttttggccaaaattttaTCTTCTCGGTTGCAATAAATTGATCAAGAATCAAGACTCCGGTGACCTGTTTTCAACAATGCTAAGACGTTGTATCATTAATACCCAGgtctgtctctctctccctctctccctctctctcacatgtGACGTTCTAAGCATCATGAATTGTATGTTTTAGGGTCAGCAAGATGCTACTGATTACTCTCTCATGATTGCTGGGAGTGAAATTCC contains the following coding sequences:
- the LOC115959452 gene encoding TMV resistance protein N-like, with the protein product MDFLAIENASSSSSSIPPSSTPGCKYEYDVFLSFRGTDTRNNFTDHLYDRLEQVGISTFRDDERLGQGTEINSGLLRAIDESKIAVVVLSKQYASSRWCLIELAKIVECMDKKKLTILPVFHYVDPSDVRNQRGSFAEAFAKHENRFKDVKTWRAALTKVANLSGWHLKDNSESEVIKKIIQRISSELDPEVPFVSEHLVGMNSRVKEMLDLCLGERLNCVRLVGICGMGGIGKTTLAREIYNRIFRNFEASSFIANVREESESGSLVSLQNNLLSKILMGAENNISDVEEGKKILRNRLCNKKVLIVLDDVNEDKQLKALAGNDWFGPESIIIVTSRDRHLLNTSWDGVIDIYTAEGLNDDEAMRLFSLKAFKKPHPEENYVDLSINFVSYANGLPLALRVLGSSLFGKTPDAWRSARDKLEAKPNRVIMDVLEMSVVGLDDTQRDLFLDIAFLFKDMAYYRIRDTLESLGHCTYDIDVLKDKSLITITSNGALWMHDLLKEMGRDIVRRESPEEPGKRSRLWSYKDVLHVLTSNAGTEVVKGIMLNMPIEAKERLSAEAFTKMKILRFLKIGYVHPPEDLIGGPIQLPQGLNYLSNELRIIDWHGYPSKSMPTSFQPNKLVELRMHNSDIKQLWKGIMILNELKLIDLSDSQNLIEIPDLSGAPNLKQLILNGCTRLSNVHPSLGNLKQLILLDMSGCRCLNSLPHKINLEALEFFDLRGCSKLKKFPYIVENMPRLWKLCLSETAIKDLSLLVIHSTGLIELDLRDCKNLSSLPIAICSLMSLKTLNLSGCSKLDELPKNLGKIEGLEVLDLSGTAIMGLPSSVVHLKNLKVPSLAGCVGPSSKSFNKLTRFPLMQPRRSPNPMGTLEHSLIGLCSLTELNLSYCNIQTISNVLGCLSSLESLNLGGNNFVCLPESVIQLSNLRYLYIGRCTHLRMLPKLPLNIKWIDATKCTSMETLSLRPESNFWPKFYLLGCNKLIKNQDSGDLFSTMLRRCIINTQGQQDATDYSLMIAGSEIPKWFSHQNVGGSVNLQVSSDLFLNKLMGIAVCAVFVFGKHDEGHLWCTVNGEAGIGHIFSKEFDKVESYQLWLQYFSSTRLACWKEILNKVDADGFSQIEVKFETLGLGLEVTKCGAHLVSERDIEELINQTKAGPSSCIITSYDGDGFEDSEKDTKIKRSRDDSVGEGAGPSGEATSNDEDEPHPKRIRLPNLIERLIPRLGNWLGNSSTQEQGDSDCEEEKSQ